The genomic window AAGTCATCGCGATACACCTGCAAAACTAACTCATTCACCAAACCACGCTTTATCCAAGTCTGCCAATCTTGGAGATAGGATCTATAGGCAAAATTGTAAGGGTTAGGAGATAAGGACACCAGACAGTAAGGATTAACGGATTTTACAGCTTGGAAAACTCGTTCCATAAAATCAGTAATTTTGTCTGCTCTCCAGCGTATCCACTCGGAATCTTTCGGATTAATCGGGGGGCTTTTTCCCTGATGTTCTTGTTGGTATAGTCTGATTGTGTAGGGGTCGTAGCCAAGCTCAACAGGTAAGCCAAAATGATCGTCTAATTGAATCCCAGCCACATCATATTTTTCGACAACTTCAACAATTAAATCGAGAATAAACTGCTGTACTTCCGGGTGCAGAGGATTGAGCCAAACTACTTTTCGAGTCAACTGTTTGCGGATGAATTCTTGAATTTTTCGAGAGGAAGGTTCAACATTTGGCTTTGCAGGCTTAAGCAAGTTTGGTTCTAATATATCTGGCGTCAGCATCTTTGTACCGTCCCCACGAAGTGAGATCCAGCCGGGGTGACGCTTCGCCAGATTTGAGCCAGCCGGAGCCATGAAGCCATACTCAAACCAAGGAATCACCCTAAGCCGCTGTCGATTTCCTTGCTTGACTATCTGCGCCAAAACATCGTTTCCTAGCCGTAGAATCTTCAGTCCTCTGTCTTGAGAACGACCAGTTACCCGTTTGGCTACAGAACTGGGATAGAAGGTATTTCCTCGGTTCCAGACTACCGGATAGACGGTGTTGAAGTTTAGTTGAGATAGCTGGTCTAATGCTCTGTTGATTCCCCAAGGGGTATATAGCACGCCACTGGCAACATTGGTCAGCCAAACGCCTCTTAACTCCGTAGA from Funiculus sociatus GB2-C1 includes these protein-coding regions:
- a CDS encoding glycoside hydrolase family 10 protein, with product MTRKRHRGRKGKQNRNPTWFISWLCLGLAIALSIYPPQFKANPPTISASTELRGVWLTNVASGVLYTPWGINRALDQLSQLNFNTVYPVVWNRGNTFYPSSVAKRVTGRSQDRGLKILRLGNDVLAQIVKQGNRQRLRVIPWFEYGFMAPAGSNLAKRHPGWISLRGDGTKMLTPDILEPNLLKPAKPNVEPSSRKIQEFIRKQLTRKVVWLNPLHPEVQQFILDLIVEVVEKYDVAGIQLDDHFGLPVELGYDPYTIRLYQQEHQGKSPPINPKDSEWIRWRADKITDFMERVFQAVKSVNPYCLVSLSPNPYNFAYRSYLQDWQTWIKRGLVNELVLQVYRDDLKTFAAELSQPAVQMARGQIPVGVGILSGLWGRPVDMKQIQQQVQMVRDRGFNGVSFFYWESLWSYMSPESPKKRREAFRSLFPASATQPKVLPKSPPTG